Proteins encoded in a region of the Ptychodera flava strain L36383 chromosome 4, AS_Pfla_20210202, whole genome shotgun sequence genome:
- the LOC139132050 gene encoding uncharacterized protein has translation MATLNIFRRLLQLFPVLVCVGTCLACSEPLNWKARPFIDRASQATIIAYGLVIEKFPPEEGGYHFWPDGYDAEVEFYCILRGDSQIEATANVTGLGFYPGMCTDNAVEEGQEYILFLGVTDEGKLEVRDINVETGAVSATEDYLRQVTTLCDLELKAPTGGAACPADLASDVEQTTDENCYRSAARDCYANTRYYWLVLCLMTVNVIKYFPNR, from the exons ATGGCTACCTTAAACATCTTTCGAAGGCTACTTCAACTGTTTCCAGTTCTAGTCTGTGTAGGGACGTGCCTGGCATGTTCTGAGCCGCTGAACTGGAAGGCAAGACCGTTCATTGATCGAGCATCACAGGCCACCATCATAGCGTACGGTCTTGTTATCGAGAAATTCCCGCCAGAGGAAGGAGGATATCATTTCTGGCCGGATGGCTACGATGCAGAGGTCGAGTTCTACTGTATTTTACGAG GCGATAGCCAAATCGAGGCAACAGCCAACGTAACAGGTCTGGGATTTTACCCAGGTATGTGCACGGACAACGCAGTCGAAGAGGGCCAAGAGTACATTCTATTTTTGGGCGTGACAGACGAAGGGAAACTCGAAGTGAGAGATATCAACGTGGAAACCGGCGCTGTATCTGCGACCGAGGACTACCTGCGTCAAGTTACGACTCTGTGCGACTTAGAATTAAAAGCGCCTACAGGAGGCGCTGCATGTCCGGCCGACCTTGCCAGCGATGTGGAACAGACAACAGACGAAAATTGTTATCGTTCTGCCGCCAGGGATTGTTATGCGAACACGCGATACTATTGGCTGGTGCTCTGTCTCATGACTGTCAATGTCATAAAGtattttcctaaccgataa